In Spirosoma aureum, a single genomic region encodes these proteins:
- a CDS encoding M56 family metallopeptidase — protein MEAPFLTQWLSGPIAKAICWTLIHSLWLGVIVALLAGLIIIGTQKSSSRLRYQLLCGSLLLFVLLSGFVLYRELTNYRSMQPVISSTSASTALINSVTTSPNDIIVENTNLVNGLIAFINRESVWILAVWFLFFVLKSLNVIGGLFYIHRIRTHKVYGPAEEWQNKVLAFSQRLGIRQSITLLQSQLVKVPVTVGLLKPVIVLPMGLLVQLPPEQIETILWHELAHVWRRDYFMNLLQSLVETVFFFNPALLWISALIREEREICCDDIVLSQTTSKSNYLEALLAFQGYDNPSAEFAMPLGFRSQLLVDRLRRIVTQENKRLNVVEKIALVAGLLLVMTSFLIPELKPERRPTTIAIKKNRLAVANDRPEVNPIHEQVGLREALSHQLSRSRPVARPAIARVSTELPKDTTIQFTSILFVNNNRDMMNREMDVRDETGNRYHLKIADNKLKSLAINGVVVPESNLNQYQNLLRQIDAVLAEKRQQKQEAIAGVNLKRETERQQQLQRLKESQLNKANHQQAFNKTGNPEKKWADPVSKQKRLPAETDKIGKEPGDKKRYIAQADSVAKQQSWPKKRRPSPPDISRDQERVRGIIATLVEEKVVTDPASVDWFGLSEEELIVNGKKQPDELHQRLKAHYDIKPRYGLYYGPVQMTGTGIFLDKGDL, from the coding sequence ATGGAAGCGCCGTTTTTAACCCAATGGTTGTCCGGGCCAATAGCCAAAGCTATTTGCTGGACACTGATTCATTCCTTATGGCTAGGCGTGATCGTTGCCTTGCTTGCCGGACTAATTATTATCGGCACGCAAAAATCATCGTCTCGCCTGCGGTATCAACTTTTGTGCGGTAGCCTGCTGTTGTTTGTCTTATTGTCAGGATTTGTCCTTTATCGGGAACTGACGAACTATAGATCAATGCAGCCCGTCATTAGCTCGACCTCAGCAAGCACTGCCCTCATTAATTCGGTAACAACCTCGCCTAACGATATAATCGTCGAAAATACGAATCTGGTTAATGGGCTGATCGCCTTCATCAATCGTGAATCGGTCTGGATTTTAGCGGTCTGGTTCCTGTTTTTCGTATTGAAAAGCCTGAACGTAATTGGCGGGCTGTTCTACATTCATCGCATCCGAACGCATAAGGTTTATGGCCCCGCCGAAGAATGGCAGAATAAAGTATTGGCCTTTAGCCAGCGTCTGGGCATTCGTCAGTCAATAACCTTGCTACAGTCTCAGTTGGTGAAAGTACCGGTAACCGTGGGGCTTTTGAAGCCGGTTATTGTGTTGCCGATGGGCCTGCTGGTGCAATTGCCTCCTGAGCAGATCGAAACAATTCTCTGGCACGAACTGGCGCACGTTTGGCGACGCGATTACTTCATGAACCTGCTGCAGAGTCTGGTCGAAACAGTTTTCTTCTTTAATCCGGCGTTGTTGTGGATTTCTGCGCTGATTCGCGAAGAACGGGAAATCTGCTGTGATGACATCGTACTTTCTCAGACGACCAGCAAAAGCAATTACCTGGAAGCATTGCTTGCTTTTCAGGGCTACGACAACCCGTCCGCCGAGTTTGCTATGCCGCTGGGTTTCAGGAGTCAACTGTTGGTTGATCGGTTAAGGCGGATTGTTACACAGGAAAACAAACGGTTAAATGTGGTTGAAAAAATTGCGCTGGTAGCCGGACTACTCCTGGTTATGACCTCCTTTCTGATCCCTGAACTAAAGCCCGAACGTCGCCCAACTACAATAGCTATAAAAAAGAATAGGCTGGCGGTGGCAAATGACAGGCCCGAAGTAAATCCAATTCATGAACAGGTTGGCCTTCGTGAGGCCCTATCGCATCAGCTCTCCAGAAGTCGTCCAGTTGCCAGGCCAGCCATCGCAAGGGTGAGCACTGAACTTCCAAAGGACACGACAATACAGTTTACCAGTATTCTTTTTGTCAATAACAATCGGGATATGATGAACCGGGAGATGGATGTTCGCGATGAAACCGGGAATCGCTATCACCTGAAAATCGCAGACAATAAACTTAAGTCGCTGGCAATTAATGGTGTTGTTGTCCCAGAGTCAAACCTGAATCAGTACCAGAATTTGCTTCGTCAGATCGATGCCGTATTGGCCGAAAAACGGCAGCAAAAGCAGGAGGCAATCGCTGGAGTTAACCTGAAAAGAGAAACGGAAAGACAGCAGCAACTACAACGCCTGAAGGAAAGTCAGTTGAATAAGGCAAACCACCAGCAAGCGTTTAACAAGACTGGCAATCCGGAAAAAAAATGGGCCGATCCAGTAAGTAAGCAAAAACGACTGCCTGCTGAAACGGATAAGATCGGGAAAGAACCTGGCGACAAAAAAAGATACATCGCACAGGCCGACAGTGTGGCTAAACAACAGTCATGGCCGAAGAAAAGACGGCCATCGCCACCGGATATAAGCCGTGATCAGGAGCGTGTACGCGGCATAATTGCAACGCTGGTCGAAGAGAAGGTGGTTACTGATCCGGCGTCGGTAGATTGGTTCGGTCTAAGTGAAGAAGAGTTGATTGTGAACGGAAAGAAACAACCAGATGAACTTCACCAACGATTGAAAGCGCACTACGACATAAAGCCCAGATACGGACTATACTATGGACCCGTACAGATGACTGGCACCGGTATATTCCTGGATAAAGGCGATTTATGA
- a CDS encoding DUF3817 domain-containing protein, with protein sequence MHFFNSPKIRLRFVSFAEGLSYVLLLFIAVPLKRIGGHPEAVQIIGPIHGLLFVMYVLTVIQAKTEYGWPLGKTALALLASIIPGGTFYADYKVFRHLPATTEQV encoded by the coding sequence ATGCATTTCTTCAATTCGCCCAAAATCCGGTTACGCTTCGTTAGTTTCGCAGAAGGTCTTTCGTATGTTCTGCTGTTATTTATCGCTGTGCCCTTAAAACGAATCGGCGGCCATCCGGAAGCAGTACAGATCATCGGCCCGATTCACGGCTTACTCTTTGTAATGTATGTTCTGACCGTCATTCAGGCAAAAACAGAATACGGCTGGCCATTGGGTAAAACAGCCTTAGCGTTGCTGGCGTCCATTATTCCCGGTGGTACATTCTATGCTGATTATAAAGTCTTTCGCCACCTACCGGCAACAACCGAACAGGTATGA
- a CDS encoding AraC family transcriptional regulator has translation MTNGDVFPAISPEMARERFLIKNESWSERFKDNFNQFIIAPLAYSWPVIKLPLPPSRTSNHALIMLTSGQVDLTVGHQAYTLTGQDLVLVPALQIFTLNAIRNDSVGFMCFFSQELVLSAVGDTDFEFLKLTSNPHVSLSAQQTTFVNNILDRLTIEYTENGSAKTDLIRPYLLALLTEINRVYTGAVTTKIDAGDRLVQRFMDLLTMQIRETRSTSQYADQLNVSPNHLNKVIKSRTGKSPSVWIDERIVLEAKVLLFQSGLTIAQIAHEMGFDDQSTFGKLFRKYAQVSPTDFRRMIDSNQS, from the coding sequence ATGACAAACGGTGATGTTTTTCCGGCGATTAGTCCGGAGATGGCCCGCGAACGGTTTCTGATAAAAAACGAATCGTGGTCAGAGCGGTTTAAGGATAACTTTAACCAGTTCATAATTGCGCCCCTTGCGTATAGCTGGCCGGTTATTAAACTCCCCCTCCCTCCTTCCCGAACCAGCAATCACGCGCTGATTATGCTCACGAGCGGACAGGTCGATCTGACCGTTGGGCATCAGGCATATACGCTCACCGGGCAGGATCTGGTACTTGTTCCGGCCTTACAGATTTTCACGTTAAACGCTATTCGTAACGATTCGGTGGGGTTTATGTGCTTTTTTAGTCAGGAATTAGTGCTTAGCGCGGTTGGCGATACCGATTTTGAATTTCTAAAACTGACCAGCAATCCCCATGTTTCGCTATCGGCACAGCAAACGACATTCGTAAACAATATCCTGGATAGGCTAACGATTGAATACACCGAAAACGGATCGGCGAAAACGGATCTGATTCGGCCCTATCTTTTAGCCCTGCTTACCGAAATCAACCGGGTATATACGGGTGCTGTCACGACAAAAATCGATGCAGGCGACCGGCTTGTGCAGCGATTTATGGATTTGCTCACGATGCAAATCCGCGAAACCCGATCAACCAGTCAATATGCAGACCAGTTGAATGTCAGCCCGAACCACCTCAACAAAGTGATCAAAAGCAGAACGGGTAAATCACCTTCGGTATGGATTGACGAACGGATTGTACTGGAAGCAAAAGTATTGTTGTTTCAATCTGGCTTAACTATAGCTCAAATTGCTCACGAGATGGGCTTCGACGACCAGTCGACGTTTGGCAAGCTTTTCCGAAAATATGCGCAGGTTAGTCCAACTGATTTCCGTCGAATGATTGATTCAAACCAATCTTAG
- a CDS encoding M1 family metallopeptidase: MLSGHHPVLAQSPPVETGVSQALAKTRKQTISKVTYALKFDIPEQKNQPIPASESITFNWATSRNRKNETMASLQLDFKEERAHLQSVSVNGTVIPIVFESEHLLISTAFLKPGNNTISIQFTAGNSSLNRNDEYLYTLLVPDRARTVFPCFDQPDIKASFQLSLTVPKGWQAMTNASVKDSSATGNRKTINFLASEVIPTYLFSFVAGKFTPISRTVKGRPMTLLHRETDTTKIRLSLDPIFNLHADALTFLEEYTQIPYPFRKFDFAAIPDFQYGGMEHAGAIDYKLSSLFLDNGATRDQKLSRATLISHETAHMWFGDLVTMRWFDDVWLKEVFANFMADKITEVSSPDANYDLQFVVDHFPAAYAVDRTEGANPIGQPLANLKEAGTLYGGIIYHKAPIMMRQLERLMGKTALRDGLRAYLKKYAFDNATWADLIAILDPYTPTDLKAWNRVWVNETGRPTFTYQLDQKAGKINRFVITQKGEDGSNRLWPQGFEVSLVYPDHVDELTVAMTKSQVELPEAVGKTAPSFVVFNSSGQGYGLFPIDTAMISQLATLKNPVTRAAAYINLYENMLSRQVIDPARLAKIYQSLLDKEPEELNLRLLTNQLSDIVWNFTKPDQRTSLAASVEQATWHAMEHETASGKKKLLFRLYQAIASSPEARDRLYTIWNDQKAPAGVTLTEDDYTSLALALAVRDYPAEGILARQLIRIKNPDRKKRLEFMMPALSSNVAERDAFFASLASEANREREAWVTAALGYLHHPLRAQTSAKYLAKSLELLEEIQRTGDIFFPESWLRSILSGYQTPETAQLVRKFLAERPTYNPRLRAKLLQAADSPFRASKLLY; the protein is encoded by the coding sequence ATGCTTTCTGGTCACCACCCTGTACTTGCTCAATCGCCACCGGTCGAAACCGGTGTATCGCAGGCTTTGGCAAAAACCCGGAAGCAAACCATCAGTAAAGTGACTTATGCTTTAAAGTTCGACATTCCGGAGCAAAAAAACCAACCTATTCCAGCGAGTGAATCAATTACATTTAACTGGGCGACCTCCCGCAACAGGAAAAATGAAACTATGGCTTCACTCCAACTTGATTTTAAGGAAGAACGCGCTCATTTGCAGTCAGTTTCTGTCAACGGAACCGTCATTCCCATTGTCTTTGAGAGCGAACATCTGTTAATTTCTACTGCTTTTCTGAAGCCGGGAAATAATACTATTTCGATTCAGTTTACGGCAGGCAATTCATCACTTAACCGTAACGATGAATACCTCTATACATTGCTCGTTCCTGACCGCGCCCGAACAGTGTTTCCCTGCTTCGATCAACCCGATATAAAGGCCTCGTTTCAACTGTCCCTCACCGTTCCGAAAGGCTGGCAGGCTATGACAAATGCTTCCGTAAAGGATTCATCGGCAACAGGCAACCGGAAGACGATCAACTTTCTAGCTTCGGAAGTCATCCCGACGTACCTATTCTCGTTTGTAGCCGGTAAATTCACGCCCATTTCCCGGACAGTGAAAGGTCGACCGATGACGTTACTTCATCGCGAAACGGATACGACCAAAATCCGGCTCAGCCTGGACCCGATCTTTAACCTCCATGCTGATGCTTTAACGTTTCTCGAAGAATACACCCAGATTCCCTACCCATTCCGGAAGTTTGACTTCGCAGCCATTCCCGATTTCCAATATGGTGGCATGGAACACGCGGGAGCCATCGATTACAAGCTGTCGAGTTTATTTCTGGACAATGGAGCTACCCGCGATCAGAAATTGTCCCGCGCCACGCTGATTTCGCACGAAACGGCCCATATGTGGTTCGGCGATTTGGTAACGATGCGCTGGTTCGACGATGTATGGTTAAAAGAGGTATTTGCCAACTTCATGGCTGACAAAATCACCGAAGTTTCTTCGCCGGATGCGAATTATGACCTTCAGTTTGTGGTCGATCATTTTCCAGCGGCCTATGCCGTTGATCGCACCGAGGGAGCGAACCCAATCGGGCAGCCACTGGCAAATTTGAAAGAAGCCGGTACGCTTTATGGCGGCATCATCTACCACAAGGCACCCATTATGATGCGGCAACTGGAGCGATTGATGGGCAAAACCGCCCTGCGCGACGGGTTACGAGCGTATCTCAAAAAATACGCCTTCGATAATGCTACCTGGGCCGACCTCATTGCCATTCTGGACCCTTATACGCCCACCGACCTAAAAGCCTGGAATCGGGTTTGGGTCAATGAAACCGGGCGGCCAACATTCACGTATCAGCTCGACCAGAAGGCCGGCAAAATCAACCGGTTTGTTATTACGCAGAAGGGCGAAGATGGCTCGAACCGGTTATGGCCGCAGGGATTTGAGGTTTCGCTGGTTTATCCGGACCATGTCGATGAACTGACCGTAGCCATGACGAAGTCGCAGGTCGAGTTGCCGGAAGCAGTCGGTAAAACGGCACCTTCTTTCGTCGTATTCAATTCATCAGGGCAAGGGTATGGCCTTTTTCCGATCGATACGGCCATGATTTCGCAACTGGCTACGCTTAAAAATCCGGTAACGCGGGCAGCGGCCTACATTAACCTCTACGAAAATATGCTCTCGAGGCAGGTCATCGACCCGGCACGTCTGGCCAAAATCTACCAAAGTTTGCTGGATAAAGAACCGGAAGAACTGAATCTTCGCCTGTTAACGAACCAGTTATCGGACATCGTCTGGAATTTCACAAAACCAGACCAACGCACGAGCCTTGCAGCCAGCGTTGAGCAGGCCACCTGGCACGCAATGGAACACGAAACCGCTTCTGGAAAGAAGAAATTGTTGTTTCGTCTTTATCAGGCCATTGCATCCAGCCCGGAAGCCCGCGACAGGCTTTATACCATCTGGAACGACCAGAAAGCACCAGCGGGAGTCACGCTTACCGAAGACGATTATACCAGTCTGGCTCTCGCTTTGGCGGTACGCGACTATCCGGCCGAGGGCATTCTGGCCAGGCAATTGATTCGCATCAAAAACCCGGATCGGAAGAAACGGTTAGAATTTATGATGCCCGCCCTTTCATCCAACGTTGCCGAACGCGATGCTTTTTTTGCGTCGTTGGCCAGCGAAGCAAACCGCGAACGGGAAGCCTGGGTAACAGCCGCACTGGGCTATCTGCACCATCCATTGCGAGCACAAACCTCAGCAAAATACCTCGCAAAGAGCCTGGAGTTACTGGAAGAAATTCAGCGAACGGGCGATATTTTCTTTCCGGAATCGTGGCTACGATCCATTCTGTCAGGCTACCAGACACCCGAAACAGCGCAGTTGGTGCGTAAATTTCTGGCAGAACGGCCGACCTATAACCCACGTCTACGGGCTAAATTGCTCCAGGCTGCCGACAGTCCGTTTCGGGCTAGTAAATTACTGTATTAG
- a CDS encoding asparagine synthetase B produces MDNQQSNHLKAYGIAYKVLKDGEDVDWLLNYRGGSFLVKQTQAVETECRVRGVSFEAISDAKAASIRQQLSDPDLNMNVVTLQKAAKIIVYSPIKVSPAEFENTDAVLLVLTYAEIPYELVYDEEILKGDLPKYDWLHLHHEDFTGQYGRNMHRQSLADIKAQEDIARKYGYSKVSQMKLAVAKGIKEFCAGGGYLFAMCSAAETLDIALAAEGVDIVGSAYDGDGADPDAQDKLDFTKTLAFGNFTLEGDNGYRGFSTFSDINSAGGRGFDQPGGFFELFNFSAKWDVIPAMLTQNHESIIKEFFGQTTAFRKGAVKPSSLVMGEGKTSDRYIYGEVGRGQWTFYGGHDPEGARGGGGGNFRNPTDLNLHPHSPGYRLILNNVLFPSARKKKRKT; encoded by the coding sequence ATGGATAACCAGCAGAGTAATCACCTCAAAGCTTACGGCATTGCCTACAAAGTGCTGAAAGACGGCGAAGATGTTGACTGGCTCCTGAATTATCGGGGCGGTAGTTTTCTGGTTAAGCAGACGCAGGCCGTTGAAACAGAATGCCGCGTTCGGGGTGTTTCGTTCGAAGCCATATCGGATGCCAAAGCTGCGTCGATCAGGCAGCAACTGTCTGATCCTGATCTGAATATGAACGTCGTAACGTTGCAGAAGGCGGCTAAAATTATCGTGTACTCACCAATCAAAGTTAGCCCGGCGGAGTTCGAGAATACCGATGCCGTGTTGCTGGTACTGACGTATGCTGAAATTCCGTATGAACTCGTGTATGATGAAGAAATACTGAAAGGCGACCTGCCCAAATATGACTGGCTTCACTTACACCATGAGGATTTTACCGGTCAATACGGCCGCAATATGCATCGGCAATCGCTGGCCGATATAAAAGCGCAGGAGGATATTGCCCGGAAATATGGCTACTCGAAAGTATCACAGATGAAACTGGCCGTTGCCAAAGGGATTAAGGAATTCTGCGCCGGTGGAGGTTATTTGTTTGCAATGTGCTCAGCCGCTGAAACGCTCGATATTGCACTGGCGGCCGAAGGGGTCGACATTGTCGGCAGCGCCTACGACGGTGATGGAGCTGATCCCGACGCTCAGGATAAACTCGATTTTACAAAAACATTAGCCTTTGGAAATTTTACGCTGGAAGGCGACAATGGTTACCGCGGTTTTTCGACTTTTTCCGACATTAATTCGGCGGGTGGACGCGGTTTCGATCAGCCGGGTGGTTTCTTTGAACTGTTCAATTTCTCGGCCAAATGGGATGTTATTCCGGCCATGCTCACGCAGAACCACGAGTCGATTATCAAGGAATTCTTCGGGCAGACGACGGCTTTTCGTAAGGGAGCCGTTAAGCCGAGTAGTCTGGTAATGGGTGAAGGTAAAACCTCCGATCGCTACATCTATGGTGAAGTAGGTCGAGGGCAGTGGACATTCTACGGCGGTCATGATCCGGAAGGAGCACGCGGTGGGGGCGGGGGTAACTTTCGCAACCCGACGGACCTGAATCTGCATCCTCACTCGCCGGGTTATCGATTGATTCTCAATAATGTACTCTTTCCGTCGGCCCGGAAGAAGAAACGGAAGACATAA
- a CDS encoding helix-turn-helix domain-containing protein, with the protein MDKNFMFNMTMEKFGYLTGRSLTTLKRDFKKAFNTTPQKWLTQKRLERAHYQLTRKKRKPVEVYFEVGFESLSHFSFAFKKQFGYSPDSLIK; encoded by the coding sequence ATGGATAAGAATTTCATGTTCAATATGACCATGGAGAAATTTGGTTACCTGACCGGCAGAAGTCTTACCACGTTAAAACGTGATTTTAAGAAGGCATTCAACACGACACCGCAGAAATGGCTTACTCAAAAACGACTCGAACGAGCGCATTATCAGTTGACGAGGAAAAAGCGGAAACCAGTAGAGGTTTATTTTGAAGTAGGTTTCGAAAGCCTCTCGCATTTCTCTTTTGCGTTTAAAAAACAGTTTGGCTATTCTCCTGATTCTTTGATAAAATAG